The Streptococcus sp. 29896 genome includes a region encoding these proteins:
- a CDS encoding S-adenosyl-l-methionine hydroxide adenosyltransferase family protein: MSNNLLVLQSDFGLVDGAVSAMIGVALQESKDLVVHNLTHDITPYNIFEGSYRLFQTVEYWPEGTTFVSVVDPGVGSKRKSVVALTEQNHYIVTPDNGTLSFIKQHVGIKAVREISEVANRRANTEHSYTFHGRDVYAYTGAKLASGHISFEEVGPELQVADIVEIPTVPTEVGADFVKGAIDILDVRFGSLWTSITREEFYNLNPAFNDRFEVTIYNNDMLVYQNQVTYGKSFADVRIGQPLLYINSLYRVGLAINQGSFAKAYNVGVGQNWHIEIKRIVN; this comes from the coding sequence ATGTCAAATAATCTCTTGGTCCTCCAGTCAGACTTTGGACTTGTGGACGGTGCTGTATCTGCTATGATCGGTGTGGCCTTGCAAGAATCGAAAGACTTGGTTGTCCACAATCTAACACACGATATCACCCCTTATAATATTTTTGAAGGCTCCTACCGTCTTTTCCAAACGGTTGAATATTGGCCAGAAGGAACGACATTTGTATCTGTTGTGGATCCAGGTGTTGGCTCAAAACGGAAAAGTGTGGTTGCCTTGACAGAACAAAACCACTATATTGTGACCCCTGATAACGGAACCCTTTCTTTTATCAAGCAACACGTCGGTATCAAGGCTGTACGAGAAATCTCAGAAGTAGCCAATCGCCGTGCCAATACGGAACATTCCTATACCTTCCACGGTCGAGATGTTTACGCCTACACAGGTGCTAAGCTAGCATCAGGGCACATCAGCTTTGAAGAAGTTGGACCAGAGTTGCAGGTTGCAGATATTGTTGAGATTCCAACTGTTCCGACAGAAGTGGGGGCAGACTTTGTCAAAGGGGCAATCGATATCCTGGATGTTCGATTTGGCTCACTTTGGACCTCCATCACGCGCGAAGAGTTTTATAACCTCAATCCCGCCTTTAACGACCGATTTGAAGTGACGATCTACAATAATGACATGTTGGTCTATCAAAACCAGGTGACCTATGGCAAATCCTTTGCAGATGTTCGAATTGGACAACCGCTTCTTTATATCAACTCCCTTTATCGAGTCGGGTTGGCAATTAACCAAGGTTCCTTTGCCAAGGCTTATAACGTTGGTGTCGGACAGAATTGGCATATTGAAATCAAACGCATTGTAAATTAA
- a CDS encoding lipoate--protein ligase → MKYIVNNSNDPAYNIALEAYAFKELTDIDEIFILWINEPAIIIGKHQNAIEEINKEFTDENGIHVVRRLSGGGAVYHDLNNLNYTIISNKADEGAFDFKTFSKPVIDTLATLGVEANFTGRNDLEIDGKKICGNAQAYAKGRMMHHGCLLFDVDMSVLASALKVSKDKIESKGVKSVRARVTNINNELPEKMTVLEFKDAILNQMKQEYPDMDEYVLSEDDLARIQEIRDTQFATWDWTYGQTPEYTVERSVRYPAGKITTYIKAEKSVIESIKIYGDFFGIGDVSDIEDLLVGTRYEYADVLAKLQEIDTTHYFSRMTTEEVAKAIVA, encoded by the coding sequence ATGAAATACATCGTAAACAACAGCAATGACCCAGCCTATAACATTGCCCTTGAAGCCTACGCTTTCAAGGAATTAACAGATATTGACGAAATTTTTATTCTCTGGATCAATGAGCCTGCCATCATTATCGGTAAGCACCAGAATGCTATTGAAGAAATCAACAAGGAATTCACAGACGAAAATGGCATCCATGTTGTTCGCCGTCTGTCAGGTGGTGGCGCTGTCTATCATGACCTCAACAACCTCAACTATACTATTATTTCAAATAAGGCAGACGAGGGAGCTTTTGATTTCAAAACCTTCTCCAAGCCAGTTATCGATACTCTGGCAACCCTAGGTGTAGAAGCCAACTTTACTGGTCGTAATGACCTAGAAATCGATGGCAAGAAAATCTGTGGCAATGCCCAAGCCTATGCCAAAGGTCGCATGATGCACCACGGTTGCCTGCTCTTTGATGTGGATATGTCAGTCCTAGCTAGCGCCCTCAAGGTCAGCAAGGACAAGATTGAGTCCAAGGGTGTCAAGTCAGTCCGTGCCCGTGTGACCAACATCAACAACGAATTACCAGAGAAGATGACCGTCTTGGAGTTCAAAGATGCTATCCTCAACCAGATGAAGCAAGAATATCCAGATATGGACGAGTATGTCTTGTCAGAAGATGACTTGGCTCGTATCCAAGAAATCCGTGATACCCAGTTTGCGACTTGGGATTGGACCTACGGTCAAACACCAGAATACACAGTGGAGCGTAGCGTTCGTTACCCAGCAGGTAAAATCACAACCTACATCAAGGCTGAAAAATCTGTTATCGAATCCATCAAGATTTACGGAGACTTCTTCGGTATCGGTGATGTATCGGATATTGAAGATTTGCTGGTTGGCACTCGCTACGAGTACGCAGATGTCCTAGCGAAATTACAAGAAATTGACACCACTCACTACTTCTCACGTATGACAACAGAAGAAGTAGCAAAAGCGATTGTAGCTTAA
- a CDS encoding ECF-type riboflavin transporter substrate-binding protein — MKNNSIRTVVATGIGAALFVVIGILISIPTLVVPNTSIQLQYAVQSLLATVFGPIVGFLVGFIGHAFKDSLQYGSPWWSWVLASGVFGLVLGVAKRSLRLDEGIFEKKDIVFFNVTQVVANIVAWGLIAPLLDIVIYSEPANKVFAQGLVAGIVNSVTVAVAGTILLSIYAKTQTRSNSLSKD; from the coding sequence ATGAAAAATAATTCGATTAGAACTGTTGTCGCAACCGGTATCGGTGCTGCCCTCTTTGTGGTTATCGGGATTCTGATTAGTATTCCAACCCTTGTTGTTCCCAATACATCTATCCAGCTTCAGTACGCTGTTCAATCTCTTTTGGCGACCGTTTTTGGACCGATTGTTGGCTTTTTAGTTGGTTTTATCGGCCATGCCTTTAAAGACTCGCTCCAGTATGGCTCACCATGGTGGTCGTGGGTCTTGGCATCAGGAGTCTTTGGTCTAGTCTTGGGTGTTGCCAAACGAAGCCTTCGTCTTGATGAAGGAATCTTTGAGAAGAAAGACATCGTCTTTTTCAACGTGACACAGGTGGTTGCCAACATCGTAGCCTGGGGCTTGATTGCACCACTTTTGGATATTGTTATTTACAGCGAGCCAGCTAATAAGGTCTTTGCCCAAGGTTTGGTTGCTGGTATTGTCAATAGTGTGACAGTTGCTGTGGCAGGAACCATTTTACTGTCTATCTATGCTAAAACACAAACACGTTCAAACAGTCTTTCAAAAGACTAA
- a CDS encoding alpha-ketoacid dehydrogenase subunit beta, which produces MAETKVMALREAINLAQSEEMRKDEKVFLMGEDVGIYGGDFGTSVGMLDEFGPKRVRDTPISEAAIAGSAVGAAQTGLRPIVDLTFMDFVTIALDAIVNQAAKTNYMFGGGLKTPVTFRVASGSGIGSAAQHSQSLEAWLTHIPGIKVVAPGTANDAKGLLKSSILDNNPVIFLEPKALYGKKEEVNLDPDFYIPLGKGEIKREGTDVTIISYGRMLERALKAAEEVAAEGISVEVVDPRTLIPLDKELIIESVKKTGKVILVNDAYKTGGFIGEIASIITESEAFDYLDAPIIRIASDDVPVPYANILENAVLPNVEKIKAAIYKQVNKG; this is translated from the coding sequence ATGGCTGAAACAAAAGTAATGGCCTTGCGTGAAGCGATTAACTTGGCTCAAAGCGAAGAAATGCGTAAGGATGAAAAAGTATTCTTGATGGGTGAAGACGTCGGTATCTACGGCGGTGACTTCGGTACATCTGTTGGTATGTTGGACGAATTCGGTCCAAAACGCGTTCGCGATACGCCTATCTCTGAGGCAGCAATCGCTGGTTCTGCAGTTGGTGCGGCTCAAACTGGTCTTCGTCCAATTGTTGACTTGACCTTCATGGACTTCGTAACAATTGCCCTTGATGCGATTGTTAACCAAGCTGCGAAAACCAACTACATGTTTGGTGGTGGTTTGAAAACACCTGTAACCTTCCGTGTGGCTTCAGGTTCAGGTATCGGTTCTGCTGCCCAGCACTCACAATCTCTTGAAGCTTGGTTGACTCACATCCCAGGTATCAAGGTTGTCGCACCTGGTACAGCTAACGATGCAAAAGGTCTTTTGAAATCATCTATCCTTGATAACAACCCAGTTATCTTCTTGGAGCCAAAAGCTCTTTACGGTAAAAAAGAAGAAGTCAACTTGGATCCAGATTTCTACATTCCACTTGGTAAAGGTGAAATCAAACGTGAGGGTACTGATGTAACCATTATTTCATACGGTCGTATGTTGGAACGTGCCTTGAAAGCTGCTGAAGAAGTGGCTGCTGAGGGTATCAGCGTAGAAGTGGTTGACCCACGTACCCTTATCCCATTGGATAAAGAATTGATCATCGAATCTGTGAAGAAAACTGGTAAGGTTATCTTGGTCAACGATGCTTATAAAACAGGTGGTTTCATCGGTGAAATCGCATCGATCATCACAGAAAGCGAAGCCTTTGACTACTTGGATGCACCAATCATCCGTATCGCTTCAGACGATGTACCAGTTCCTTACGCAAACATTCTTGAAAACGCAGTATTGCCAAACGTAGAGAAAATCAAAGCGGCAATCTACAAGCAAGTAAACAAGGGCTAA
- a CDS encoding dihydrolipoamide acetyltransferase yields MAIEIIMPKLGVDMQEGEIIEWKKQEGDFVNEGDVILEMMSDKTSMELEAEESGVLLKIVHGNGATVPVTEVIAYLGAEGETVEAGASSAPVAPAAAIEEVPAGRTPVIVAPAAAAKPQGGGKVRATPAARKLARELGIDLGLVPGTGANGRVHKVDVEDFKGAAPKATPLAARIAADQGVDLSTLTGSGVNGKIVKDDVLAVLAPAAVEAVAPAPKAEEKPAKELPEGVEIIKMSPMRKAISKGMVNSYLTAPTFTLNYDIDMTNLIALRKQVLEPIMNKTGLKVTFTDLIGLAVTRTLMKEEHRYLNASLINDAQEIELHKFVNLGIAVGLDEGLVVPVVHGADKMSLSDFVVASKDVIKKAQSGKLKGAEMSGSTFSITNLGMFGTKTFNPIINQPNSAILGVAATVQTPVVIDGEIKIRPIMALCLTIDHRIVDGMNGAKFMVDLKNLLENPLELLI; encoded by the coding sequence ATGGCTATTGAAATCATTATGCCTAAGCTCGGTGTGGACATGCAAGAAGGTGAAATCATCGAGTGGAAAAAACAAGAGGGCGATTTCGTCAATGAAGGCGACGTCATCTTGGAAATGATGTCTGACAAGACCAGCATGGAGCTGGAAGCAGAAGAGTCAGGCGTCCTATTGAAAATTGTTCATGGAAACGGTGCTACTGTTCCCGTAACAGAAGTTATTGCCTACTTGGGTGCTGAAGGTGAGACAGTTGAAGCAGGAGCTTCATCTGCTCCAGTTGCTCCTGCTGCAGCAATCGAAGAAGTGCCTGCAGGTCGTACACCTGTAATCGTTGCTCCTGCAGCGGCTGCCAAACCTCAAGGTGGTGGCAAGGTTCGTGCGACTCCTGCAGCACGTAAATTGGCGCGTGAGCTTGGAATTGACTTGGGTCTTGTTCCAGGAACAGGTGCTAACGGCCGTGTCCACAAGGTTGACGTTGAAGACTTCAAGGGAGCAGCTCCAAAAGCAACTCCGCTTGCAGCCCGTATCGCAGCAGACCAAGGTGTTGACTTGTCAACCCTTACAGGTTCAGGTGTCAATGGTAAGATTGTCAAGGACGACGTTCTTGCAGTACTTGCTCCTGCAGCTGTAGAAGCTGTTGCACCAGCACCAAAAGCTGAAGAGAAACCAGCTAAAGAATTGCCAGAAGGTGTTGAAATCATCAAGATGAGCCCAATGCGTAAGGCAATTTCAAAAGGTATGGTCAACTCTTACTTGACAGCTCCAACCTTTACGCTTAACTACGATATCGACATGACTAACCTCATTGCACTTCGTAAGCAAGTCCTTGAGCCTATCATGAACAAGACTGGGTTGAAAGTAACCTTTACAGATTTGATCGGTCTTGCGGTAACTCGTACGCTGATGAAAGAAGAGCACCGCTACCTCAATGCATCTTTGATTAACGATGCACAGGAAATCGAGTTGCACAAGTTTGTCAACCTTGGTATCGCGGTAGGTTTGGATGAAGGATTGGTGGTGCCAGTTGTTCACGGTGCAGATAAGATGAGCTTGTCTGACTTCGTGGTGGCTTCGAAAGATGTCATCAAGAAGGCTCAATCTGGTAAGTTGAAGGGTGCTGAAATGTCAGGTTCAACCTTCTCTATCACCAACTTGGGTATGTTTGGTACTAAAACCTTTAACCCAATCATCAACCAACCAAACTCAGCAATCCTTGGTGTTGCGGCAACTGTTCAAACACCAGTTGTCATCGACGGCGAAATCAAAATTCGTCCAATCATGGCACTCTGCTTGACCATTGACCACCGTATCGTTGACGGTATGAATGGTGCTAAGTTCATGGTTGACTTGAAGAACTTGCTGGAAAACCCATTAGAATTATTAATCTGA
- a CDS encoding rhodanese-related sulfurtransferase, whose amino-acid sequence MSKDIRVLLYYKYVPIENAKEYAAEHLAFCKSIGLKGRILIADEGINGTVSGDYETTQKYMDYVHANPLFSDLWFKIDEENEQAFKKMFVRYKKEIVHLGLEDNDFDSDIDPLVTTGAYLSPKEFKEALLDEDTVVLDTRNDYEYDLGHFRGAIRPDIRNFRELPQWVRDNKEKFMDKRVVVYCTGGVRCEKFSGWMVREGYKDVGQLHGGIATYGKDPEVRGELWDGKMYVFDERIAVDVNHVDPVVVGKDWFDGTPCERYVNCGNPFCNRRTLMSEENEHKYVRGCSAECRAHERNRYITENGLTRQEWAERLEAIGEELPALV is encoded by the coding sequence ATGTCAAAAGATATTCGCGTTCTACTCTATTACAAGTATGTTCCAATTGAAAATGCCAAAGAATATGCTGCTGAGCACTTGGCTTTCTGTAAGTCTATCGGACTCAAAGGCCGTATCTTGATTGCCGATGAAGGTATCAATGGTACTGTTTCTGGTGACTACGAAACAACCCAAAAATACATGGACTATGTTCATGCTAACCCATTGTTCAGCGATTTGTGGTTTAAGATTGACGAAGAAAATGAGCAAGCTTTCAAGAAGATGTTTGTTCGTTATAAAAAAGAAATTGTTCACCTTGGTTTGGAAGACAACGACTTCGACAGCGACATTGACCCACTTGTAACGACAGGTGCCTACCTGTCACCAAAAGAGTTCAAAGAAGCTCTCTTGGATGAAGATACAGTTGTTTTGGATACCCGTAATGACTACGAGTACGACCTTGGTCACTTCCGCGGTGCCATCCGCCCAGACATCCGCAACTTCCGTGAGTTGCCACAATGGGTTCGTGATAACAAAGAAAAATTCATGGATAAGCGCGTGGTTGTTTACTGTACTGGTGGTGTTCGCTGTGAGAAATTCTCAGGCTGGATGGTTCGTGAAGGTTACAAGGATGTCGGCCAGCTCCACGGTGGTATCGCAACCTATGGTAAAGATCCAGAAGTTCGTGGTGAACTATGGGATGGTAAGATGTATGTCTTTGACGAGCGTATCGCGGTTGATGTCAACCATGTAGATCCAGTTGTTGTTGGTAAGGACTGGTTCGATGGTACACCATGTGAACGCTATGTCAACTGTGGCAATCCATTCTGTAACCGCCGCACCCTTATGTCAGAAGAAAACGAGCACAAGTATGTTCGTGGTTGCTCAGCAGAATGCCGTGCTCACGAGCGCAACCGTTACATCACTGAAAACGGCTTGACCCGTCAAGAATGGGCAGAACGCTTGGAAGCGATTGGTGAAGAATTGCCAGCATTGGTATAA
- the lpdA gene encoding dihydrolipoyl dehydrogenase, which produces MAIEIIMPKLGVDMQEGEIIEWKKQEGDFVNEGDVILEMMSDKTSMELEAEESGVLLKIVHGNGATVPVTEVIAYLGAEGETVEVGAAPAPAEVAQATADLKAAGLEVPAAPAAAPQAPKAELAADEYDMVVVGGGPAGYYAAIRGAQLGGKIAIVEKSEFGGTCLNKGCIPTKTYLKNAEILDGLKIAAERGINLASTNYTVDMDKTVDFKNKVVKTLTGGVAGLLKANKVTIFNGLGQVNPDKTVVIGDKVIKGRSIILATGSKVSRINIPGIDSKLVLTSDDILDLREIPKSLTVMGGGVVGVELGLVYASYGTEVTVVEMADRIIPGMDREVSVELQKVLSKKGMKFLTSVGVSEIVEANNQLTIKLNDGSEIVSEKALLSIGRVPQLAGLENLNLELDRGRIKVNEYQETSIPGIYAPGDVNGTKMLAHAAYRMGEVAAENAIHGNHHKAKLDFTPAAVYTHPEIAMVGLTEDQAIEKYGKENILIGRNSFTGNGRAIASNEAHGFVKVIAEKKYHEILGVHIIGPVAAEMINEAATIMESELTVDDVAASIHGHPTFSEVMYEAFLDVLGVAIHNPPKRK; this is translated from the coding sequence ATGGCAATTGAAATTATTATGCCGAAACTTGGTGTAGATATGCAAGAAGGCGAAATCATCGAGTGGAAAAAACAAGAGGGTGATTTTGTTAACGAAGGTGATGTTATCTTGGAGATGATGTCAGACAAGACAAGCATGGAATTGGAAGCGGAAGAATCAGGTGTTCTTTTGAAAATCGTTCATGGAAACGGTGCAACAGTTCCTGTAACTGAGGTCATTGCTTACCTTGGTGCAGAAGGTGAAACAGTTGAAGTGGGTGCTGCACCTGCTCCAGCTGAGGTTGCTCAAGCAACTGCTGACTTGAAAGCAGCTGGTTTGGAAGTACCTGCAGCTCCTGCAGCAGCTCCACAAGCTCCTAAGGCTGAATTGGCAGCTGACGAGTACGACATGGTTGTTGTCGGTGGTGGTCCTGCTGGTTACTACGCTGCTATTCGTGGTGCTCAATTGGGCGGTAAAATCGCTATCGTTGAGAAATCAGAATTTGGTGGTACCTGCTTGAACAAGGGATGTATCCCAACTAAGACCTACCTTAAAAACGCTGAAATCCTTGATGGCTTGAAGATTGCGGCTGAGCGTGGTATTAATCTTGCTTCAACTAACTACACCGTAGACATGGATAAGACAGTTGACTTCAAGAACAAGGTTGTCAAGACCTTGACAGGTGGTGTAGCTGGTCTCTTGAAAGCTAACAAGGTAACAATCTTCAACGGTCTTGGTCAAGTAAATCCTGACAAGACTGTTGTCATCGGCGACAAGGTCATCAAAGGTCGCAGCATCATCCTTGCGACAGGTTCGAAAGTATCACGCATCAACATCCCAGGTATTGATTCTAAGTTGGTATTGACTTCTGACGATATCCTTGACTTGCGTGAAATTCCTAAGTCACTCACTGTTATGGGTGGTGGCGTAGTTGGTGTGGAACTTGGTTTGGTTTACGCATCATACGGTACAGAAGTAACAGTTGTTGAAATGGCTGACCGTATCATTCCGGGTATGGACCGCGAAGTGTCTGTAGAATTGCAAAAAGTCCTTTCTAAGAAAGGTATGAAATTCTTGACTTCCGTTGGTGTATCTGAAATCGTTGAAGCCAACAACCAATTGACTATCAAGTTGAACGACGGTTCAGAAATCGTTTCTGAAAAAGCCCTTCTTTCAATCGGTCGTGTACCACAATTGGCTGGTCTTGAAAATCTTAACCTTGAATTGGACCGCGGTCGTATCAAGGTTAACGAATACCAAGAAACTTCTATCCCTGGTATCTACGCACCAGGTGATGTTAATGGTACGAAGATGTTGGCGCACGCTGCTTACCGTATGGGTGAAGTGGCAGCTGAAAACGCAATCCACGGCAACCACCACAAAGCTAAATTGGACTTCACACCAGCAGCGGTTTACACACACCCAGAAATCGCTATGGTTGGTTTGACAGAAGACCAAGCTATCGAGAAATACGGTAAAGAAAACATCCTTATCGGTCGCAACAGCTTCACTGGTAACGGTCGTGCCATCGCTTCTAACGAAGCACATGGTTTTGTAAAAGTTATCGCTGAGAAGAAATACCATGAAATCCTTGGTGTTCACATCATCGGTCCAGTTGCAGCTGAAATGATCAACGAAGCAGCAACCATCATGGAATCTGAATTGACAGTTGACGACGTGGCAGCATCCATCCACGGTCACCCAACCTTCTCAGAAGTGATGTACGAAGCCTTCCTTGATGTTCTTGGTGTTGCGATTCATAACCCACCAAAACGGAAATAA
- a CDS encoding DUF6688 family protein, whose translation MSKHLKSFLIFYLAASIFLPFMWFINAPLICFVLPLYLTWQNIRHFIALLKNQLKEYSFWINDGLIFFLGTGLSWLALETAQVVYVDWPETLVNSQIHSPIQTEAWSGQFFLLLFGVLAYLVLNIYQTKLLPPLLTVLLISCLYPSFVFAIFWTIQLSSLIETDFFTYCYLCLVPLNVCLIYSRTILQTIKLWQAELAKQSNPRFPRLSALLQRSLSLPIWLLFFSLPYLSTLASYLILFGQKPDQLLQIWTETSDWALSEKISPPNAFYDEHYLCTVGAAGHRNLVKPIRMGERHGHRVVVNRQLQIANAFEQILEERCPRLHRFIRSNYDRYGYPISKHIRTAWQADLIYLIMKPAEWLFLIVIYLHDRQPENRIARQYLPLSNNLLPQENTSNS comes from the coding sequence ATGAGCAAACACTTAAAATCATTTTTGATCTTTTATCTAGCCGCAAGTATCTTTCTTCCTTTTATGTGGTTTATCAATGCTCCACTTATCTGCTTTGTCCTTCCCCTTTATCTGACCTGGCAAAACATCCGCCATTTTATAGCCCTTTTGAAAAACCAGTTAAAAGAGTATAGTTTTTGGATTAACGATGGTTTGATTTTCTTTTTAGGAACAGGGCTAAGTTGGTTGGCTCTTGAAACGGCTCAAGTTGTTTACGTCGATTGGCCAGAAACCTTGGTTAATAGCCAGATTCACAGTCCCATTCAAACAGAAGCCTGGTCGGGACAGTTCTTCCTGCTTCTTTTTGGGGTTTTAGCTTATTTGGTGCTGAACATCTACCAAACCAAACTCCTCCCCCCTCTCTTAACAGTCCTCCTCATCAGCTGCCTGTATCCAAGTTTTGTATTTGCAATTTTTTGGACTATTCAACTTTCTAGCTTAATCGAAACAGATTTCTTCACCTATTGCTACCTGTGCTTGGTTCCCCTCAACGTCTGTCTCATCTACAGTCGAACCATTTTACAGACCATAAAATTATGGCAGGCAGAACTTGCAAAGCAGAGCAACCCACGCTTTCCTAGACTTTCTGCTCTCCTGCAAAGAAGCCTTTCTCTGCCCATCTGGCTCCTCTTCTTCAGTCTTCCCTATCTGAGCACATTAGCTTCTTACTTGATTCTATTTGGCCAAAAACCTGACCAGCTGCTTCAGATATGGACAGAAACTAGTGACTGGGCCTTATCAGAAAAAATCTCCCCACCAAATGCCTTCTATGATGAACACTATCTTTGTACAGTGGGGGCTGCTGGACACCGCAATTTGGTCAAACCTATTCGCATGGGAGAGCGCCATGGACATCGTGTGGTAGTCAACCGTCAGCTGCAAATTGCCAATGCCTTTGAACAAATTTTAGAAGAAAGATGTCCACGCCTGCATCGCTTCATTCGTTCCAACTACGACCGGTATGGCTACCCCATTTCCAAACATATTCGCACGGCCTGGCAGGCGGATCTAATCTACCTGATCATGAAACCAGCCGAATGGCTCTTCCTCATCGTCATCTATCTGCACGATCGTCAGCCAGAAAATCGAATTGCACGCCAGTATCTGCCACTTTCAAACAATCTATTACCACAAGAAAATACTAGCAATTCGTAA
- a CDS encoding thiamine pyrophosphate-dependent dehydrogenase E1 component subunit alpha, which yields MVSISKEQHLDMFLKMQQIRDVDMKLNKLVRRGFVQGMTHFSVGEEAAAVGPIAGLTEQDIIFSHHRGHGHVIAKGIDINGMMAELAGKATGTSKGRGGSMHLANVEKGNFGSNGIVGGGYALAVGAALTQQYLGTDNIVIAFSGDSATNEGSFHESMNLAAVWNLPVIFFITNNRYGISTDISYSTKIPHLYQRAAAYGMPGHYVEDGNDVIAVYEKMQEVIEYVRAGNGPAMVEVESYRWFGHSTADAGVYRTKEEVNEWKAKDPLKKYRKYLTENKIATDEELDAIEAQVAEQVEASVKFAQESPDPDISVAYEDVFVD from the coding sequence ATGGTATCTATCTCAAAAGAACAACATTTGGACATGTTTCTAAAAATGCAACAAATCCGTGATGTTGACATGAAATTGAATAAATTGGTGCGTCGTGGCTTCGTACAAGGTATGACTCATTTCTCAGTTGGTGAAGAAGCTGCGGCTGTTGGCCCAATCGCTGGTTTGACAGAACAAGACATCATCTTCTCACACCACCGTGGTCACGGTCACGTTATTGCAAAAGGTATTGACATCAACGGTATGATGGCTGAGCTTGCTGGTAAGGCAACTGGTACGTCAAAAGGCCGTGGTGGTTCTATGCACTTGGCCAACGTTGAAAAAGGAAACTTTGGTTCAAACGGTATCGTAGGTGGTGGTTATGCCCTTGCAGTAGGTGCAGCCCTTACGCAACAATATCTTGGTACAGATAACATTGTTATTGCATTCTCAGGTGACTCAGCTACTAACGAAGGCTCATTCCACGAGTCAATGAACTTGGCAGCTGTTTGGAACTTGCCAGTTATCTTCTTCATTACAAACAACCGTTACGGTATCTCAACAGATATTTCTTATTCGACTAAGATTCCTCACCTTTACCAACGTGCTGCTGCATACGGTATGCCTGGTCACTATGTTGAAGATGGTAACGATGTCATTGCCGTTTATGAGAAAATGCAAGAAGTCATCGAGTACGTTCGTGCAGGTAACGGACCAGCAATGGTTGAGGTTGAGTCATACCGCTGGTTTGGTCACTCAACTGCCGACGCAGGTGTTTACCGTACAAAAGAAGAAGTCAACGAGTGGAAAGCAAAAGACCCACTTAAGAAATACCGCAAATACTTGACAGAAAACAAGATTGCGACAGACGAAGAATTGGATGCAATCGAAGCACAAGTTGCAGAACAAGTAGAAGCATCTGTGAAATTCGCACAAGAAAGCCCAGATCCAGACATCTCAGTAGCTTACGAAGATGTATTCGTAGACTAG